Proteins from one Listeria weihenstephanensis genomic window:
- a CDS encoding LacI family DNA-binding transcriptional regulator: MVGIKDIANKAGVSISTVSYALNGSPKVTDATRQRIVAIANELNYIPNMAARTLKTRKTKIVGIYLANYSGVFYGELLHGLTDTLLDKGYELIVCSGKKAHRFLPERMIDGAIILDMGFSTEELLEYAGRGHKIVVLDREVEHPNVRQVLLDNKAGATLAVDYLKTGFSGKFYIVTGPTNTYDSEERLRAALSELERFRDEEVIVIPGDFSKVTGEKAAQQIEREWTGEPVAVFTLNDEMAIGMYNYFANTSLVIGRDVKIIGFDNTEVGQYLQPRLATIEYSKYKWGAVAAEKLLKLLEEEEVADEIIYTSLIPSH, translated from the coding sequence GTGGTTGGGATTAAAGATATAGCAAATAAAGCGGGTGTCTCGATTTCCACTGTTTCTTATGCGTTAAACGGCAGCCCGAAAGTAACTGACGCAACGAGACAACGAATTGTGGCAATCGCAAACGAATTAAACTACATTCCGAATATGGCAGCACGAACATTGAAAACGCGCAAGACGAAAATTGTTGGTATTTATTTGGCGAACTATAGCGGTGTATTCTATGGGGAACTTCTGCACGGACTAACAGATACGTTGCTAGATAAGGGTTATGAATTGATTGTGTGCAGCGGTAAGAAAGCACATCGGTTTTTACCTGAGCGAATGATTGATGGCGCGATTATTTTGGATATGGGATTTTCGACGGAGGAATTGCTGGAATATGCGGGACGTGGTCATAAAATCGTCGTGCTAGATCGCGAGGTGGAGCACCCAAATGTGAGGCAGGTTTTGCTTGATAACAAGGCGGGTGCAACGCTTGCTGTGGACTATTTGAAAACAGGTTTTTCAGGTAAATTCTATATTGTGACGGGTCCAACAAACACGTATGATAGTGAAGAACGCTTGCGGGCGGCGCTTTCGGAGTTAGAGCGTTTTCGGGATGAGGAAGTGATTGTGATTCCAGGTGATTTTTCGAAGGTGACGGGTGAAAAGGCAGCGCAACAAATCGAGCGGGAATGGACTGGCGAGCCAGTGGCGGTTTTTACGCTCAATGATGAGATGGCGATTGGCATGTATAATTATTTCGCGAACACGAGTCTGGTAATTGGGCGTGACGTGAAAATTATTGGGTTTGATAATACGGAAGTCGGGCAATATTTACAGCCGCGATTGGCAACGATTGAGTATTCAAAGTACAAATGGGGCGCGGTTGCAGCGGAGAAATTGTTGAAATTGTTAGAAGAGGAAGAAGTGGCGGATGAGATTATTTATACGTCGTTGATTCCAAGTCACTAA
- a CDS encoding sugar ABC transporter substrate-binding protein, translating into MKKKWSILLLTMVLTLGVALAGCGNSDDAADTKVLNVWAMGDEAKQLPKLAKEFEKDTGIKVKVQAIPWANAHDKLLTAVASKSGPDVVQMGTTWMPEFVAAGALEDLDSYTDKYAELEGKNFFDGSAKTTKFDDKTYAVPWYADTRVLFYRTDILKKAGYDHAPKTWDELSEVAKKLSDRGDDMYGLNIDGKEQSLGFMFGRQNGSPLFDDANKPVFNKKPFVDSVSYLNSFFQNGSAPKAELGLDVAQTFGGDAIIPMFISGPWMVKAVKDTVPDIDGKWATAVLPAKENNTSSLGGANLAVFKYGKNKDDAGKFLQFMSKPETQLKWMELTNSLPTVQKSWENETLKDDPFYKIFGEQMANAEPMPLIPEFEEIAQAYMKNFEQIYRGGADVQDQMDNFNKEVNTILKNN; encoded by the coding sequence ATGAAGAAAAAGTGGAGCATATTGTTGTTAACGATGGTTTTAACGCTAGGAGTGGCACTTGCAGGCTGTGGAAATTCAGACGATGCCGCCGACACAAAAGTATTGAACGTCTGGGCAATGGGAGATGAAGCCAAACAATTACCAAAACTCGCAAAAGAATTTGAGAAAGACACGGGAATAAAAGTGAAAGTACAAGCGATCCCTTGGGCTAACGCGCACGATAAGCTACTCACTGCTGTGGCTTCAAAATCAGGCCCCGATGTCGTTCAAATGGGAACAACCTGGATGCCCGAATTCGTGGCAGCTGGTGCACTGGAAGACCTTGATTCCTATACGGATAAATATGCAGAGTTAGAAGGCAAAAACTTCTTCGATGGCTCGGCGAAAACAACGAAATTTGATGACAAAACTTACGCAGTTCCTTGGTATGCCGATACTCGCGTGCTCTTTTACCGCACTGATATTTTGAAAAAAGCGGGCTACGATCATGCACCAAAAACGTGGGATGAGTTATCCGAAGTTGCTAAAAAACTCTCAGACCGCGGTGACGATATGTACGGCTTAAACATCGATGGCAAAGAACAAAGCCTAGGATTCATGTTCGGTCGTCAAAACGGTTCACCACTTTTCGATGATGCAAATAAACCCGTGTTCAATAAAAAACCGTTCGTTGATTCCGTATCTTATTTGAATAGCTTTTTCCAAAATGGCTCTGCGCCAAAAGCAGAACTAGGCCTTGACGTTGCCCAAACATTCGGCGGCGACGCAATTATTCCAATGTTCATCAGCGGTCCATGGATGGTAAAAGCCGTGAAAGATACCGTTCCAGATATCGACGGAAAATGGGCAACGGCAGTACTTCCAGCCAAAGAAAATAATACCTCAAGCTTAGGTGGAGCCAATTTAGCCGTTTTTAAATACGGTAAAAACAAAGACGATGCTGGGAAATTCCTGCAATTCATGAGCAAACCAGAAACACAACTCAAATGGATGGAACTAACGAATTCTCTACCTACCGTGCAAAAATCATGGGAAAACGAGACGCTAAAAGACGATCCTTTCTACAAAATATTCGGCGAACAAATGGCGAATGCAGAACCAATGCCGCTTATTCCCGAGTTTGAAGAAATTGCACAAGCCTACATGAAAAACTTCGAACAAATTTATCGTGGTGGCGCTGACGTGCAAGATCAAATGGATAATTTCAACAAAGAAGTTAACACCATTCTAAAAAATAATTAA
- a CDS encoding DUF916 and DUF3324 domain-containing protein: protein MKKLMALFLILPLLASTLLFPVHTDATAMNFSVNAIIPDNQIDKSKSYFDLRIAPGEEQTVHVTMTNETDKELTVLTSVNTATTNDNGIVDYSQEKPKLDNTLKHPIAEFTESAGEVVIPANSSKDYPIKITMPNEKIDGTILGGIYFKEKNQAKKETQSKEIQIENQYAYVIGMMLSQNDTEIKADLALNDITPTQINYRNVVTANLQNTEATILKDLDVQAEIFKKDGTKVLHEATKNNMRMAPNSNFNFPISWGTDEFKAGKYRMDMIATSGKQVWQWSEYFTIHDDTAKKLNDKALDIEPDYTWLYIVAGSLLALLILLLVFLWGRKSKKKEEE, encoded by the coding sequence ATGAAAAAACTAATGGCCCTATTTTTAATACTACCTTTACTCGCATCAACACTACTTTTCCCGGTTCATACCGATGCGACTGCAATGAATTTCTCAGTGAATGCTATTATTCCTGACAACCAAATTGACAAATCAAAGAGCTATTTCGACTTGCGAATCGCACCTGGTGAAGAGCAAACTGTCCATGTAACCATGACAAACGAGACGGATAAAGAGCTAACTGTGCTCACTTCTGTTAATACTGCTACGACAAACGATAACGGGATTGTTGATTACAGCCAGGAAAAGCCCAAGCTCGATAACACGCTGAAACATCCTATCGCTGAGTTCACCGAATCCGCTGGTGAAGTAGTTATTCCCGCAAATTCGAGTAAAGACTATCCCATCAAAATTACGATGCCCAACGAGAAGATAGACGGTACTATTTTAGGCGGAATTTACTTCAAAGAAAAGAATCAGGCAAAAAAAGAGACACAATCGAAAGAAATTCAAATCGAGAATCAATATGCTTACGTTATCGGCATGATGCTATCTCAAAATGACACCGAAATCAAGGCGGATCTAGCTTTAAATGACATCACGCCAACGCAGATTAACTACCGAAATGTTGTTACTGCTAACCTTCAAAATACCGAAGCCACCATACTAAAAGACCTCGATGTACAGGCTGAAATTTTCAAGAAGGATGGTACGAAAGTTTTACATGAAGCTACCAAAAACAACATGCGTATGGCACCAAACTCCAATTTTAACTTTCCAATTAGCTGGGGAACCGATGAGTTCAAAGCTGGTAAATATCGTATGGACATGATTGCAACAAGTGGCAAGCAGGTTTGGCAATGGTCTGAATATTTCACAATACACGATGACACTGCAAAAAAATTAAATGATAAAGCGCTCGATATCGAACCTGATTACACTTGGCTTTATATTGTTGCTGGCTCCTTGCTTGCGCTTCTAATCCTTCTCCTCGTATTCCTATGGGGTAGAAAATCTAAGAAGAAGGAAGAAGAATAA
- a CDS encoding LPXTG cell wall anchor domain-containing protein, translating to MTQSKKVLSSILVATTIIAGVGPQMGTIQAAAMVANATTNAEITELRSLNAMTIQIKFDRTLPAEDVADANLDAIKEHFAFSGGLEIVNVPRLKSGSTDTYIVPVTIQNPGETYTLSYKGGATQNFTGSNVKLPIRDTNQVTNDTFELESFQADGVVDYANIIAAYAGGRGDQAFVVNDANEDAAGQKFQVISSLRDRSVTITGSNGDSYTANYVPFTQASDRRQAPKFRLPAGEKLTPGVMYTVTSNWANIANNTFTARQMAPLAIASAEFVDANSFKLTLAEDPKMDLLAGRSVKLKGSDGSELSASYRFSSRQGATGTFDVTGGGTLHPEVVYEILPQNNWATNADVTLGQEAAYKIESLNAMTLQIIFPEALPADEVADSNLDAIKKNFVFSDGLSIVNVPRLKSGSKSTYIVPVTIQEPGKTYTLSYKGMPVETFVGSGAKINIRNTAQVTNDTFELESFQADGVVDYANIIAAYAGGRGDQAFVIDDANRDVAGKQYQVISSLRDRSVTITGDNGEVFTANYVPFTQASDRRQAPKFRLATGEKLAPGVTYTVSSNWTNVQNASFVAKEIAPLVIADVAGIDAKSFELTLDKDPEMDLLAGRQVELRGADGTTLIAQYRYSSRQGMTGIFDLMDGELKKDIVYTIVPLNNWATATNVTLGETETAPEVTDPDKEIIVVPEKIDKKPELPEPIGTVGTSDKTGNSKPEATTEKADLPKTGDTMPIIPMTAGLGAILTAVYMLIKRRITNLGGK from the coding sequence ATGACACAATCAAAGAAAGTTTTATCTTCTATACTGGTGGCTACGACGATCATCGCTGGTGTGGGGCCACAAATGGGGACGATTCAAGCTGCTGCTATGGTGGCGAATGCGACGACGAACGCTGAAATCACGGAGTTGCGTTCTCTAAATGCGATGACCATTCAGATCAAATTCGATAGAACGTTGCCTGCTGAGGATGTAGCGGACGCTAATTTAGATGCTATAAAAGAACATTTCGCGTTTAGCGGAGGGCTAGAAATTGTGAATGTGCCGCGCTTGAAATCGGGCTCGACGGATACGTATATTGTACCAGTGACGATTCAAAATCCTGGGGAAACTTACACGCTTAGCTATAAAGGTGGCGCGACGCAGAACTTTACGGGTAGCAATGTGAAGCTACCGATTCGGGATACAAATCAAGTGACGAACGACACGTTTGAACTCGAGTCATTCCAAGCGGATGGTGTGGTGGATTATGCGAACATTATCGCAGCGTATGCTGGTGGACGCGGGGACCAAGCGTTTGTAGTGAACGATGCAAATGAAGATGCCGCTGGACAGAAATTCCAAGTTATTTCGTCATTGCGTGATCGCAGCGTAACGATAACTGGGTCAAATGGAGATTCGTATACGGCGAATTATGTGCCTTTCACGCAAGCATCGGATCGCCGCCAAGCACCGAAGTTCCGTTTGCCAGCTGGTGAGAAATTGACGCCGGGCGTGATGTATACGGTGACTTCCAACTGGGCGAATATTGCTAATAATACGTTCACGGCACGCCAGATGGCACCGTTAGCGATTGCTTCTGCGGAATTTGTAGATGCGAATTCGTTTAAACTGACGCTAGCGGAAGATCCAAAGATGGACTTGCTTGCTGGACGCAGTGTGAAACTAAAAGGCTCAGACGGAAGTGAGTTGAGCGCGAGTTATCGTTTTTCTTCGCGTCAAGGTGCGACGGGGACTTTTGATGTGACCGGTGGTGGGACACTTCATCCAGAGGTTGTGTATGAAATTTTGCCACAAAATAATTGGGCGACAAATGCGGATGTTACGTTGGGACAAGAAGCGGCGTACAAGATTGAGTCGCTAAACGCGATGACGTTGCAAATCATTTTTCCAGAGGCGCTTCCGGCTGATGAGGTTGCGGATAGCAATTTAGATGCGATTAAGAAAAATTTTGTGTTCAGTGATGGCTTGAGTATTGTGAATGTGCCGCGTTTGAAGTCGGGATCTAAGAGCACATACATTGTCCCTGTGACGATTCAAGAACCTGGAAAAACTTATACGCTTAGCTATAAAGGAATGCCAGTCGAAACTTTTGTTGGTAGTGGTGCCAAAATTAATATCCGAAATACGGCGCAAGTGACGAACGACACGTTTGAACTCGAGTCATTCCAAGCGGATGGTGTGGTGGATTACGCGAACATTATCGCGGCATATGCGGGCGGGCGCGGGGATCAAGCGTTTGTGATCGATGACGCCAATCGTGACGTAGCTGGTAAGCAATATCAAGTTATTTCATCATTGCGCGATCGGAGTGTCACGATTACAGGTGATAACGGCGAAGTATTTACGGCGAATTATGTACCTTTCACGCAAGCATCGGATCGTCGGCAAGCACCGAAATTCCGCCTTGCCACTGGTGAGAAATTGGCGCCAGGCGTGACATACACGGTGAGTTCTAATTGGACAAACGTTCAGAATGCTTCATTCGTAGCAAAAGAAATCGCGCCATTAGTTATTGCTGATGTAGCGGGAATCGATGCCAAGTCGTTTGAATTAACGCTGGATAAGGATCCAGAGATGGATTTGCTAGCAGGACGCCAAGTGGAGCTAAGAGGTGCAGATGGAACGACGCTTATTGCGCAGTATCGTTATTCATCGCGCCAAGGTATGACGGGTATTTTTGACCTCATGGATGGCGAATTAAAGAAGGACATTGTTTACACGATCGTGCCACTTAATAATTGGGCAACGGCTACAAACGTGACGCTTGGCGAGACAGAAACTGCGCCTGAGGTGACTGATCCAGATAAAGAAATAATCGTTGTACCTGAGAAAATTGATAAGAAACCAGAACTTCCTGAACCAATAGGAACTGTAGGGACTTCTGATAAAACAGGAAACTCGAAACCAGAAGCTACTACTGAAAAAGCGGATCTTCCAAAAACAGGTGACACGATGCCGATTATTCCGATGACAGCTGGATTAGGTGCTATTCTAACAGCAGTTTATATGCTAATCAAACGTAGAATTACGAATTTAGGGGGTAAATAG
- a CDS encoding SdrD B-like domain-containing protein translates to MKQFFNKRFAALVIIFAVFFASFAPAANASILNPAIYTVSGTVYADTNGNGVMELHNLDLPLANMSVTLHKTLADAQAGTNIVASAKTNAVGVYNFTKLAKGSYFIKYGAETTTKPVVQGNSATDAAGKKIPGIAAITINTLNVITWADLATKKTTNLTMTPFEDLNGNGTKDSNESILNGKTLIFINLEKTADLISSGRLSQLDLNSKIMGALGGSLDIEDAILFRTSSKGAAITMPNVEPGMYVMVRSPFNLTVGDLLGNIDKVTAIIDIISGGDIQGILDNPTLLDTDDISTTPNNDYIKALANFLPKAIKAVEKVDVEKVLGTDAATSVNSTLTEVQSVATLLNHIPAMRFAKVDIWGNSYDLTALKFTQTTDFQFGIRKLPVITGDLFVDKNKNGKKDLLEFGKATKVTAYDANGNVIQSVTTSSLITKFTLDKLAFDKTIYIGIDGTNAYSPVYTGIVPPALQGLRLVGAYTFDSKSSIQEIKQNIPLLP, encoded by the coding sequence ATGAAACAGTTTTTCAACAAACGCTTTGCTGCTCTAGTCATTATTTTTGCAGTCTTTTTTGCATCTTTTGCACCAGCAGCGAACGCTAGTATCTTGAACCCGGCTATTTACACAGTCTCTGGAACAGTATACGCAGATACAAATGGCAATGGCGTGATGGAATTACACAACTTGGACTTACCACTCGCGAACATGTCCGTAACGCTTCACAAAACACTGGCGGACGCGCAAGCAGGAACAAATATCGTTGCTAGCGCTAAAACAAATGCAGTCGGTGTTTACAACTTCACGAAACTCGCAAAAGGGAGCTACTTCATCAAATACGGCGCAGAAACAACAACAAAACCAGTCGTACAAGGCAATTCGGCAACAGACGCAGCTGGCAAAAAAATCCCAGGCATCGCGGCAATCACAATCAACACATTGAACGTCATCACTTGGGCAGACTTAGCAACCAAGAAAACAACAAACCTAACAATGACACCATTTGAAGATTTAAATGGGAATGGAACAAAAGACAGCAACGAATCCATTTTAAATGGTAAAACACTTATCTTCATCAATTTAGAAAAAACAGCCGATCTCATTTCAAGCGGTCGTCTATCACAACTTGATTTAAATTCTAAAATCATGGGCGCGCTCGGCGGTAGCTTAGATATCGAAGACGCCATTCTTTTTAGAACAAGCAGTAAAGGTGCCGCAATCACAATGCCAAACGTTGAGCCAGGCATGTACGTGATGGTCCGTTCACCATTTAATCTAACAGTTGGCGACTTACTCGGTAACATCGACAAAGTAACGGCCATTATCGACATCATTTCTGGCGGAGACATTCAAGGCATCCTAGACAATCCAACATTACTCGACACAGACGATATCTCAACAACACCGAACAACGACTACATCAAAGCACTTGCAAACTTCCTACCAAAAGCAATTAAAGCCGTAGAAAAAGTAGATGTAGAAAAAGTGCTAGGTACAGACGCTGCAACAAGTGTCAATTCAACGCTTACAGAAGTTCAATCCGTTGCAACACTTCTAAACCACATCCCAGCCATGCGTTTTGCAAAAGTCGACATCTGGGGTAATTCCTATGACCTGACAGCTCTAAAATTCACACAAACAACAGACTTCCAATTCGGAATTCGTAAACTTCCAGTCATCACTGGTGATCTTTTCGTGGATAAAAACAAGAACGGCAAAAAAGACCTACTAGAGTTTGGTAAAGCGACTAAAGTAACAGCTTATGATGCAAACGGAAACGTCATCCAATCCGTAACAACATCCTCGCTTATTACCAAATTCACACTAGATAAGTTAGCATTTGATAAAACAATCTACATCGGTATTGACGGCACAAACGCCTACAGCCCTGTTTATACAGGAATCGTACCTCCAGCGCTACAAGGTTTACGCCTAGTTGGAGCCTACACATTCGATTCGAAGAGTAGCATTCAAGAAATTAAACAAAATATTCCTTTGCTACCGTAA
- a CDS encoding glycoside hydrolase family 3 N-terminal domain-containing protein: MKKKELGQLLGRMTVAEKVGQLLQLAPMFYKGTITKGEITGPMAEMGITAEISERAGSVLGSATAIEMIAIQEAYLETNRLGIPLIFMADVVHGYKTIFPIPLAIGATWDVEAAEKMAAVSAKEATAAGLQVTFSPMVDLVRDPRWGRVMESTGEDPHLNSEFAASFVRGYQGDPELLSENYEKMAACVKHFAAYGAAEAGREYNTVDMSTRELYQNYLPAYVAALEAGSKLVMTAFNVVDGVPATGNEWLMRDVLRDELGFDGVLISDWGAVKEIINHGTAADSAEAAEQALRAGVDIEMMTTCYLENLEGMIADGTADVALVDEAVMRILELKNDVGLFEDPYRGLKGKQDRQTDILSAEHRDSAREIAADAMVLLKNVDGLLPLAVDTKIALVGPLAKTQDVLGAWSWLGDKEDAISVHDGMAKQFTQVDVAGAADTENVTEAEIAEMVRVAKDADVIVLALGESADRSGEANSIATIRLPETQYAMIEAIRAVGKPVVTVLFNGRPLDLHGLIEASDALVEAWFPGTEAGNAVADILAGRVNPNGKLPMSFPYTTGQIPVYYNHLNTGRPVDAADAQEHYVSQYIDIPNQPLFDFGFGLSYTTFAYTDLKISSDIITKSDTLTISVTVTNTGEVAGKEVVALYLQDLVGKVSRPRKELKRFSKIDLAPGEARVVTFCLTEEDLRYYKPNLDFTSDPGDFKLFIGADLEATFCLV; this comes from the coding sequence ATGAAAAAGAAAGAGTTAGGACAATTACTTGGAAGGATGACGGTGGCTGAGAAGGTTGGACAACTTTTGCAATTGGCACCGATGTTTTATAAGGGAACGATTACGAAAGGGGAAATTACGGGACCTATGGCGGAGATGGGGATTACGGCGGAAATTTCGGAACGGGCTGGTTCGGTGTTAGGATCGGCGACGGCAATTGAGATGATCGCGATTCAAGAGGCCTATCTGGAAACGAATCGATTGGGAATACCGCTCATTTTTATGGCGGACGTCGTGCATGGCTATAAGACGATTTTCCCGATTCCGCTTGCGATTGGGGCGACTTGGGATGTGGAAGCGGCTGAGAAAATGGCGGCAGTTTCGGCAAAAGAGGCGACGGCAGCTGGTTTGCAGGTTACTTTTTCTCCGATGGTGGACTTGGTTCGTGATCCTCGGTGGGGGCGCGTGATGGAGTCAACTGGTGAAGATCCTCATTTGAATAGTGAGTTCGCAGCCAGTTTTGTGCGTGGATATCAGGGTGACCCAGAGTTGCTCTCGGAAAACTATGAAAAAATGGCGGCTTGTGTGAAGCATTTTGCGGCGTATGGTGCGGCTGAGGCGGGACGGGAGTATAATACGGTGGACATGTCGACGCGGGAGTTGTACCAGAATTATTTACCGGCATATGTGGCGGCGCTTGAGGCGGGTTCGAAGCTTGTGATGACGGCGTTTAATGTGGTTGACGGTGTGCCTGCGACGGGAAACGAGTGGTTGATGCGAGACGTGTTGCGGGATGAGCTTGGTTTCGATGGTGTGCTGATTTCGGATTGGGGCGCGGTCAAGGAGATTATTAATCACGGGACGGCGGCTGATTCGGCGGAAGCGGCGGAGCAGGCGTTGCGCGCGGGCGTGGATATTGAAATGATGACGACGTGCTATTTGGAGAATTTGGAAGGTATGATAGCGGACGGGACGGCGGATGTGGCGTTGGTTGATGAGGCTGTGATGCGGATTCTGGAATTAAAAAATGATGTCGGCTTATTTGAGGACCCGTATCGTGGATTGAAGGGCAAGCAGGATCGACAAACGGATATTTTATCGGCGGAACATCGGGATTCTGCGCGCGAGATTGCGGCGGACGCGATGGTGTTGCTGAAAAATGTGGACGGTTTATTACCGCTTGCAGTGGATACGAAAATTGCTTTGGTTGGACCGCTTGCAAAGACGCAAGATGTGCTTGGCGCTTGGTCATGGCTTGGTGATAAGGAAGACGCGATTTCGGTGCATGATGGGATGGCGAAACAGTTTACGCAGGTGGATGTCGCGGGCGCGGCTGATACGGAAAATGTGACAGAAGCGGAAATTGCGGAGATGGTTCGGGTTGCAAAAGATGCGGATGTGATTGTGTTGGCGCTTGGCGAGTCGGCGGATCGGAGTGGTGAGGCAAACAGTATTGCGACCATTCGTTTACCAGAGACGCAGTACGCGATGATCGAAGCGATTCGTGCGGTTGGAAAACCTGTTGTGACGGTACTTTTCAATGGTCGACCACTGGATTTACATGGCTTGATTGAAGCGAGCGATGCTTTGGTCGAAGCTTGGTTTCCGGGGACGGAAGCGGGAAATGCGGTGGCCGATATTTTGGCGGGCCGTGTGAATCCAAATGGGAAGTTGCCGATGTCATTTCCGTATACAACGGGGCAAATTCCGGTGTACTATAATCACTTGAATACAGGGCGACCAGTGGATGCAGCGGACGCGCAGGAACATTATGTATCGCAGTATATTGATATTCCAAATCAGCCGTTATTTGATTTTGGGTTTGGGTTGAGTTACACGACGTTTGCATATACTGATTTAAAAATTTCGAGCGATATCATCACCAAAAGCGACACGTTGACGATTTCGGTGACGGTGACCAATACCGGCGAAGTCGCTGGAAAAGAAGTTGTGGCGCTATATTTGCAGGATCTTGTTGGAAAAGTGAGCCGGCCACGTAAGGAATTGAAACGGTTCTCTAAAATCGATTTGGCACCAGGTGAAGCGAGAGTGGTGACGTTTTGTTTGACCGAAGAGGATCTGCGTTATTATAAGCCAAATTTAGATTTTACAAGTGATCCAGGTGATTTTAAACTTTTCATTGGAGCAGATTTGGAAGCTACATTTTGTTTGGTTTAA
- a CDS encoding SdrD B-like domain-containing protein, with product MKHHLGKKLLAFVLILVMAISVFAPAANASFLNPSIYTLSGTVYADTNSNGIMELHKLDLPQANMTVTLHKTQADAIAGTNVAATAKTNAVGVYNFTKLQKGTYFVKYGTDASIKPIAQKNSALDAAGKQIPGVSKITINTLNIVTWADLATKKVTNLTMTPFEDLNVNGLKDANESVMNGKTIIFLNLEKTAELIQSGRLSEFDLSSNITSALSGSLDIEDAILFRTSSKLAPIALPEVDPGMYVMIRSPFNLTLGDLIGNLKKINALVDIISGGDIQKLLDDPTLLDTGDASTTPDNEYIKALATFLPKAIDAVEKVDVDKYLGTQAGTSVNSVLGDAKSIANLLNHIPAMRFAKVDIWGNTYDLTALKFTKTTNFDFGIRKLPTIKGNLYIDANNNGILDSGEKSKVVALTIYDKDGKVLRTVNSASYTTAFTIDKIPFNTDLYLGVSGTDAYAPVYNGTVPEALKGIRLVGKYNFSTKTAVQNIQQDIRLLP from the coding sequence ATGAAACACCATCTCGGGAAAAAGTTATTAGCCTTTGTTCTGATTTTAGTGATGGCGATTAGTGTTTTCGCACCTGCAGCCAATGCATCTTTTCTAAATCCGTCGATCTACACGCTATCAGGAACAGTCTATGCTGACACAAACAGCAACGGCATCATGGAATTGCACAAATTGGATTTACCGCAAGCAAACATGACCGTAACATTGCACAAAACACAAGCCGATGCGATCGCTGGAACAAACGTAGCCGCGACCGCTAAAACAAATGCAGTAGGCGTTTACAACTTTACAAAATTACAAAAAGGGACCTACTTCGTCAAATACGGTACGGATGCATCCATTAAGCCGATCGCACAAAAAAATTCCGCATTAGATGCTGCTGGAAAGCAAATTCCAGGCGTGTCTAAAATTACGATTAACACGCTAAACATCGTTACTTGGGCAGACCTTGCAACAAAAAAAGTAACCAATTTAACGATGACACCATTCGAGGATTTGAATGTCAACGGCTTGAAAGATGCCAACGAATCCGTAATGAACGGTAAAACAATCATTTTCCTTAACCTAGAAAAGACAGCCGAATTAATTCAAAGCGGTCGCTTGTCAGAGTTTGACCTATCATCCAATATCACATCTGCTTTAAGCGGTTCTCTGGATATTGAAGACGCGATTCTTTTCAGAACTAGTAGCAAGCTTGCACCAATCGCGCTTCCAGAAGTGGACCCAGGCATGTACGTGATGATCCGCTCACCTTTTAATTTAACGCTTGGTGATCTTATCGGTAACCTCAAGAAAATCAATGCGCTCGTTGACATCATCTCTGGCGGCGATATCCAAAAACTACTTGATGATCCAACACTTCTTGACACTGGCGATGCCTCTACAACCCCAGACAACGAATACATCAAAGCTTTAGCAACATTCTTACCAAAAGCTATCGATGCAGTAGAAAAAGTAGACGTAGATAAGTATTTAGGTACACAAGCAGGAACTAGCGTTAACTCCGTGCTCGGCGATGCGAAATCAATCGCCAATCTACTAAATCATATCCCTGCTATGCGCTTTGCAAAAGTAGACATTTGGGGTAACACATACGATCTAACTGCTCTTAAATTTACTAAAACGACTAACTTTGACTTCGGAATTCGCAAGTTACCAACAATCAAAGGTAACCTTTACATCGATGCTAACAACAACGGCATCCTAGATTCTGGTGAAAAGAGTAAAGTCGTTGCTCTAACTATCTATGATAAAGATGGCAAAGTGTTGCGCACAGTCAACTCAGCATCATACACAACAGCCTTTACAATCGATAAAATTCCATTCAACACTGATTTATATCTAGGTGTCAGCGGAACAGACGCTTATGCACCAGTGTATAATGGCACCGTTCCTGAAGCGCTAAAAGGCATTCGTTTAGTTGGCAAATATAATTTCTCAACAAAAACTGCGGTTCAAAATATCCAACAAGATATTCGTTTACTGCCTTAA